The Coregonus clupeaformis isolate EN_2021a chromosome 26, ASM2061545v1, whole genome shotgun sequence genome window below encodes:
- the LOC121540166 gene encoding protein furry homolog-like isoform X10: MEFLRSLVPAAISGDGGALESGGGLPRETGPRLLRIKRLGLLAMGQTIEEDQEGLVSTSTTRPVRSNRTNHIKASAPVNSVSRRRTPSVAPLSWEKRNAAAMSSITIDPELKPGEFVIKSLFAEFAVLAEKKIEVVMAEPLEKPLSRSLQRGEDAQFDQLISSMSSVAEHCLPSLLRTLFDWYRRQSGTEDESYEYRPRSSTKSKGDEQHRDKDFLLERRDLAIDFIFCLVSVEVLKQIPLHPVPDSLVHEVLNLAFKHFKHKEGYPGPNTGNVHIIADLYAEVIGVLTQSKFQAVRKKFITELKELRQKEQSPYVVQSIISLIMGMKFFRVKMYPVEDFEASFQFMQECAQYFLEVKDKDIKHALAGLFVEILIPVAAAVKNEVNVPCLKNFVEILYQTTFDLSSRKKHSLALYPLVTCLLCVSQKQFFLNNWHIFLTNCLSHLKMPSNNSIRKQIETLQNKDPKMSRVALESLYRLLWVYIIRIKCESNTVTQSRLLSIVSALFPKGSRSVVPRDTPLNIFVKIIQFIAQERLDFAMKEIIYDLLCVGKSHKTFTINPERMNIGLRAFLVIADSLQQKDGEPPMPTTGVIMPSGNTLRVKKIFLATTLTDEEAKVIGMSLYYPAVRKALDNILRHLDKEVGRSMSMTNVQMSNKEPEDMITGERKPKIDLFRTCVAAIPRLIPDGMSRQDLIELLAKLTIHMDEELRGLAFTTLQALMVDFPEWREDVLSGFVYFIVREVTDVHPTLLDNAVKMLLQLISQWRQAVQTSNKTHEAQQGPGSKPSLPFERSPLWGVLHVVEGLALVVLCSCRPATRRLAVNVLKEVRALHTALGITKGDEELAIDVMDRLSASVLESFIHLTGADQTNLLYCPSGIDLQTLAEWSSSPISHQFDVVSPSHIWVFAHVTQGQDPWVISLSSYLRQEHLPKHCPTALNYAWMFAYTRLQLLSPQVDINSPINAKKLNSLSSSSDSYVGLWRNYLILCCSSATSSPNSSSSTSGSVRCSPPETLASTPDSGYSYDSKIIGTPSPSSLFKHVVPMMRSESMDITESLVLGLGRTNPVAFRELIEELNPIIKEALERRPENMKRRRRRDILRVQLVRIFELLADAGVISQTASGGLDGESHSLNSTLLEYVDLTRQLLEAENDKDSDTLKDIRCHFSALVANIIQNVPVHQRRTIFPQQSLRHSLFMLFSHWAGPFSIMFTPLDRYSDRNMQINRHQYCALKAMSAVLCCGPVADNVGLSSDGYLYKWLDNILDSQDRKVHQLGCEAVMLLLELNPDQSNLMFWAVDRCYTGSRRVAAGCFRAIANVFHNRDYQFDTVVLLNLILFKAADSSRDIYEVAMQLLQILEPKLFRYAHKLEIQRTDGILTPPSPLPHLYSVSYYHLSEELARTYPELTMPIFSEVSQRIQTAHPGGRQVMLHYLLPWMNNVELVEFKPSPRRQETPVCEDEEDAHERDMMMVNSRRWLRGEGWGSPHATTMVLNNLMFMTAKYGDEFAWSEIENVWTTLADSWPKNLKIILHFLISMSGVNSEPSLLPYVKRVVVYLGRDKTMQLLEELMCELDLTDPVSSAVTHMDNPPYYRITSSYKIPSVTSAGTTSSSNTMVPGTDGHHDSSKNKDPNMDDSYTHLDIYSGLNSNLNRQHHRLESRYSSSSGGSYEEEKGDSMPLYANWRLKVMDHNRPEPLPFPPTGGCWSPLVDYLPETNTPGVPLHRCNIAVILLTDLIVDHGVKVEWSAYLHLLLHSIFIGLDHQHPEVYEHCKRLLLHLLVVQGTNSSVQSLASVLLRNREYNDPKVLTVKPPPHEFNLTGLCDFVPDYQPSPMTDSGLSSISTSSSISLGAGGVPLPHLTPTLINEVDVTTEQYEKVKALIEFVTARKRGPLWNHEDVSPKNPNIKSADQLSVFLRHVVTVFKQSQSGFQLEQLLSEVALQTALSCSSRHYAGRSFQIFRALKQPLTAATLSDVLSRLVETVGDPGEEAQGFVIELLLTLESGIDTLADTVKNYDLLTALAQASAHEHLLGAKFAANRKSTGQLNLSSGGLFHHGHYPHSHTRSNSLRASLMGERKGDRRRSNTLDIADRLAGSHGNLARTQSLSSLREGGGGGPGEEAIPPVDPSNLMATVFWIAASLLESDYEFEYLLALRLLNKLLGQLPLENADSRERLERVQAKLKWYSFPGLLQLFLKGFTSASTQELTIHLLSKLISVSRHTLVDPSQVAGKRAGFPLNILCLLPHLIQHFDSPTPFCKETADKIAKVCAEEKSATLSNLAHMMSLYSTHSYSRDCTNWINVVCRYLHDAFAEITFNLVTYLAELLEKGLPSMQQSLLQIIYSLLSHIDLSAAPVKQFNLEIMKIIGKYVQSPYWKEAQNILKLVVSRSASLVVPDEVQRSYSTESSGSPEIAFTRIFNNSSKELPGKTLDFHFDISETPIIGQKYGDQRTAAGRNGKPQVIAVTRSTSSTSSGSNSNGLVPVSWKRPQLSQRRTREKLMNVLSLCGPESGVPKNPSVRHLACQTVVFSSNEDLDSGDQQTSLIPTVEEVVREEDMQGEDAGSEQQFGVFKDFDFLDVELEDAEELQGESMDNFNWGVRRRSLDSMDKGEGDGDTPSLQECQYTGSTPSLNLTNQEDTDESSEEEVLSASQILTRSGLMNSDSATDDATSNHVDSLQQSQESSSSALTEETTALLPRLDSPALEMPRSDSINSQLPEDGVSMTAADELSSSVSTDTGFGSSAPPLPPELCDLTDSQDPHDDLDPAHPPPPAIDTPPGSLCEERDSLTALPMLLPPILDSPCGSVCEEDVTLALKELDERCEEEEADFSDMSSQDEGDQDGFPEIQASPPPSPFLSAILAAFQPVAYDDEEDAWRCHVNQMLSDTDGSSAVYTFHVFSRLFKSMQRKFGFITHSSVRFLGERLQRMGNQFLSSLEVMTSHSQCPTVLLDAETLVSCGLLETLKFSVLELQEHLDTYNGKREAAEEWLENCRKTFGDKDCNQGPNTQAQQMEKLAELELCRRLYKLHFQLLLLFQAYCKLISHVDTIKREAEVTNMSEELAILESCLKQAESGVDGQEDVGVSDASQTSTETAIQSLIETLRARDFSSALTQVKTFRSLWPNDIFGNESDNAVQTLLHIYFRHQTLGQTGCLAVVGPSRDLSQASGRLMELNLQIREALSQTQACQTPQTTVVSTGL, from the exons GTACCCTGGCCCCAACACTGGCAATGTGCACATCATAGCAGACCTGTATGCTGAGGTCATCGGAGTGCTCACACAGTCAAA GTTCCAGGCGGTGCGTAAGAAGTTCATCACGGAGCTGAAGGAGCTGAGGCAGAAGGAGCAGAGCCCCTACGTGGTCCAGAGCATCATCAGCCTCATCATGGGCATGAAGTTCTTCAGGGTCAAGATGTACCCCGTGGAGGACTTTGAGGCCTCCTTCCAGTTCATGCAG GAGTGTGCCCAGTATTTCCTGGAGGTGAAGGATAAGGACATAAAGCATGCGTTGGCTGGCCTCTTTGTTGAGATCCTCATCCCTGTTGCTGCT GCGGTGAAGAATGAAGTCAACGTGCCGTGCCTCAAGAACTTTGTGGAGATACTCTACCAGACAACCTTTGACCTTAGCTCCAGAAAGAAGCACTCTTTG gctCTATATCCTCTGGTGACGTGCCTGCTGTGTGTCAGTCAGAAGCAGTTCTTCCTCAATAACTGGCACATCTTCCTCACAAACTGCCTCTCGCACCTGAAG ATGCCGTCTAACAACAGCATCCGAAAGCAGATTGAGACACTGCAG AACAAAGATCCCAAAATGTCCCGTGTGGCGCTGGAGTCGCTCTACAGACTGCTGTGGGTCTACATCATCAGGATCAAGTGTGAGAGCAACACCGTCACACAGAG CCGGCTGCTCAGCATTGTTTCAGCACTTTTCCCCAAAGGCTCCCGTAGCGTGGTGCCAAGGGACACGCCCCTCAACATCTTCGTCAAGATCATCCAGTTCATAGCTCAG GAAAGGCTTGACTTTGCTATGAAGGAGATCATTTATGACCTCCTGTGTGTGGGGAAATCTCACAAGACCTTCACCATCAATCCAGAG agGATGAATATTGGCCTGAGGGCCTTCCTGGTGATAGCTGACAGTCTGCAGCAGAAGGACGGGGAGCCGCCCATGCCCACCACAGGGGTCATCATGCCCTCAGGAAACACCCTGCGGGTCAAAAAGATCTTCCTCGCCACCACCCTCACTGACGAGGAGGCCAAGGTCATCG GCATGTCGCTGTACTACCCAGCGGTGAGAAAGGCCCTGGACAACATCCTGCGTCATCTGGACAAGGAGGTGGGGCGCTCCATGAGCATGACCAACGTCCAGATGTCCAATAAGGAGCCTGAGGATATGATCAC GGGGGAAAGGAAGCCAAAGATCGATCTGTTCCGTACGTGTGTGGCGGCCATCCCCAGACTGATCCCAGACGGCATGAGCAGACAGGACCTCATCGAGCTGCTGGCCAA gctGACCATCCACATGGATGAGGAGCTGCGTGGCCTGGCCTTCACCACCCTGCAGGCCCTAATGGTGGACTTCCCAGAGTGGAGGGAGGACGTGCTCTCTGGCTTCGTCTACTTCATTGTGCGCGAGGTCACCGATGTCCACCCCACGCTGCTGGACAACGCCGTCAAGATGCTTCTGCAACTCATCAGCCAGTGGAGGCAGGCCGTCCAGACCAGCAACAAGACCCACGAGGCACAG CAGGGCCCTGGCAGCAAGCCGTCTCTCCCCTTTGAGCGCTCTCCTCTGTGGGGGGTGTTGCACGTGGTGGAGGGCCTGGCGCTGGTGGTGCTGTGCAGCTGTCGCCCCGCCACCCGCAGGCTGGCTGTTAATGTCCTCAAAGAGGTCAGAGCCCTGCACACTGCTCTGGGCATCACCAAG GGAGACGAGGAGTTGGCCATAGATGTGATGGACAGACTAAGTGCATCTGTGCTGGAGAGCTTCATCCATCTCACAGGAGCTGACCAG ACCAACCTGCTATACTGCCCCAGTGGTATCGACTTGCAGACGCTGGCAGAATGGAGCTCGTCTCCCATCAGCCACCAGTTTGACGTGGTCAGCCCGTCGCACATCTGGGTGTTTGCCCACGTGACGCAGGGCCAGGACCCCTGGGTCATCAGCCTGTCCAGCTACCTGCGTCAGGAGCACCTCCCCAAGCACTGCCCCACCGCACTCAACTATGCCTGGATGTTCGCCTATACTCGCCTGCAGCTGCTCTCTCCACAAGTGGATATCAA CAGCCCTATAAATGCTAAGAAGCTGAACAGCCTGAGCAGCAGTAGTGACTCGTACGTGGGGCTGTGGAGGAACTACCTGATCCTCTGTTGTAGCTCCGCCACTTCCTCCcctaactcctcctcctccacctctggcTCCGTCCGCTGCTCCCCGCCTGAGACGCTGGCGTCCACGCCGGACAGCGGCTACAGCTATGACTCTAAG ATTATTGGCACTCCGTCCCCCTCATCCCTGTTCAAACACGTTGTCCCGATGATGCGCTCTGAGAGCATGGACATCACAGAGTCACTCGTCCTGGGGCTTGGCAGGACCAACCCCGTGGCCTTCAG AGAGTTGATAGAGGAACTGAACCCCATCATTAAGGAGGCTCTGGAGAGGAGACCCGAG AACATGAAGCGTCGCAGGCGTCGTGACATCCTGAGGGTCCAGCTGGTCCGGATCTTTGAGCTGCTGGCCGATGCTGGTGTCATCAGTCAGAC GGCGAGTGGCGGTCTGGACGGGGAGAGTCACTCTCTGAACTCGACACTGTTGGAATATGTGGATCTGACGAGACAGCTGCTGGAGGCTGAGAATGACAAAGACTCCGACACACTGAAGGACATCCGCTGCCACTTCAGCGCTCTGGTGGCCAACATCATTCAGAACGTCCCAg TGCACCAGAGGAGGACCATCTTCCCCCAGCAGTCTCTGAGACACAGTCTGTTCATGTTGTTCAGCCACTGGGCCGGGCCCTTCAGCATCATGTTCACCCCACTAGACCGCTACAGCGACCGCAACATGCAGATCAACCGACACCAGTACTGTGCACTCAAG GCCATGTCTGCAGTGTTGTGCTGTGGTCCAGTGGCTGATAACGTAGGCCTCTCCTCTGATGGTTATCTCTACAAGTGGCTGGACAACATCCTGGACTCTCAGGACAGAAAG GTGCACCAGTTGGGCTGTGAGGCAGTGATGCTGCTGTTGGAGCTGAACCCAGACCAGAGTAACCTGATGTTCTGGGCTGTGGACCGCTGCTACACTGGCTCACGCCGCGTGGCTGCCGGCTGCTTCAGGGCCATCGCCAACGTCTTTCACAACAG GGATTACCAGTTTGACACTGTGGTGCTGCTGAATCTGATCCTGTTCAAGGCGGCTGATTCATCCAGAGATATCTATGAGGTGGCCATGCAGCTGCTGCAG ATCTTGGAGCCCAAGCTCTTCCGTTACGCTCATAAACTGGAGATCCAGAGAACAGATGGGATCctgacccctccctcccccctgccACACCTCTACTCTGTCTCCTACTACCATCTGTCTGAGGAGCTGGCCAGGACATACCCAGAGCTCACCATGCCCATCTTCTCAG AGGTGAGCCAGCGTATCCAGACAGCACACCCTGGTGGTCGCCAGGTGATGCTGCACTACCTCCTGCCCTGGATGAACAACGTGGAGCTGGTGGAATTCAAGCCGTCGCCACGGAGACAGGAGACCCCCGTCTGTGAGGATGAGGAGGACGCCCACGAGCGTGACATGATGATGGTCAACAGCCGGCGCTGGCTCAGAGGGGAGGGCTGGGGCTCCCCGCATGCCACCACCATGGTGCTCAACAACCTCATGTTCATGACCGCCAAG TATGGGGATGAGTTTGCGTGGTCAGAGATAGAGAACGTGTGGACCACCCTGGCAGACAGCTGGCCAAAGAACCTGAAGATTATCCTCCACTTCCTCATCAGCATGTCAGGGGTCAACAGTGAGCCCAGCCTCCTGCCCTAT GTGAAGCGTGTGGTGGTGTACCTGGGCAGGGAtaagactatgcagctgctggaGGAGCTGATGTGTGAGCTGGACCTGACAGACCCAGTGAGCTCTGCTGTCACTCACATGGACAACCCTCCTTACTACCGCATCACCTCCAGCTACAAGATCCCCTCCGTCACCTCAGCAG GAACCACCTCCAGCAGTAACACCATGGTGCCAGGAACCGACGGTCACCATGACAGCAGCAAGAATAAAGACCCCAACATGGATGACAG TTACACCCATCTGGACATCTACAGTGGTCTGAACAGTAACCTGAACCGTCAGCACCACCGCCTGGAGTCTCGCTACAGCAGCAGCTCTGGAGGATCCTATGAGGAGGAGAAGG GTGACTCCATGCCGCTGTATGCGAACTGGCGTCTGAAGGTGATGGACCACAACCGTCCCGAgcccctccctttccctcccacAGGGGGCTGCTGGTCCCCTCTGGTGGACTACCTGCCAGAGACCAACACCCCTGGAGTACCCCTCCACAG GTGTAACATCGCTGTCATCCTACTGACTGACCTCATAGTGGACCATGGGGTCAAAGTGGAGTGGAGCGCCTACCTTCACCTCCTGCTGCACTCCATCTTCATAG GGTTGGACCACCAGCACCCTGAGGTCTACGAGCACTGCAAACGCCTACTGCTTCACCTGCTGGTCGTCCAGGGAACCAACAGCAGCGTCCAATCCCTGGCCTCCGTTCTATTGCGCAACCGAGAGTACAACGACCCCAAGGTGCTGACGGTGAAGCCACCGCCCCACGAGTTCAACCTCACAG GATTGTGTGACTTTGTGCCAGACTACCAGCCGTCTCCCATGACAGACTCAGGCCTGAGCTCCATCTCCACGTCGTCCAGCATCAGCCTTGGTGCAGGAGGAGTCCCCCTGCCCCACCTCACCCCCACCCTGATCAACGAGGTGGACGTCACCACAGAGCAGTACGAGAAGGTCAAAGCCCTCATCGAGTTTGTCACCGCCAG GAAGCGGGGGCCCCTGTGGAACCATGAGGATGTGTCACCCAAGAACCCCAACATAAAGAGTGCTGACCAGCTGAGCGTGTTCCTCAGACATGTCGTGACCGTCTTCAAACAGTCCCAGTCAG GTTTCCAGCTGGAGCAGTTGCTGAGTGAGGTCGCCCTGCAGACTGCTCTGTCCTGCTCGTCTCGTCACTATGCAGGGCGCTCCTTCCAGATCTTCAGGGCTCTCAAACAACCCCTCACAGCCGCCACACTTTCTGATGTCCTCTCACGCCTCGTAGAGACAGTGGGCGACCCTGGAGAGGAGGCACAG GGTTTTGTTATCGAGCTGCTGCTGACTCTTGAGTCAGGGATCGACACGCTCGCTGACACTGTCAAGAACTATGACCTCCTCACTGCCTTGGCACA GGCCTCTGCCCATGAGCACCTGCTGGGGGCCAAGTTTGCAGCCAATAGGAAGAGCACGGGCCAGCTGAACCTGAGTAGCGGTGGTCTGTTCCACCACGGCCACTACCCCCACAGCCACACCCGTAGCAACTCCCTCCGCGCCAGTCTCATGGGTGAACGTAAGGGAGACCGTCGCCGCAGTAACACCCTAGACATCGCTGACCGGCTGGCCGGTAGCCACGGCAACCTAGCCCGAACGCAGAGCTTGTCGTCGTTGCGGGAGGGTGGCGGAGGGGGTCCTGGGGAGGAGGCCATCCCTCCTGTGGACCCATCCAACCTGATGGCCACGGTGTTCTGGATAGCAGCCTCCCTCCTGGAGTCGGACTATGAGTTTGAGTACCTGCTGGCCCTGCGGCTGCTCAACAAGCTACTGGGCCAGCTGCCCCTGGAGAACGCAGACAGCAGGGAGAGGCTGGAGAGGGTGCAGGCCAAGCTGAAATGGTACAGCTTCCCTGGTCTGCTGCAACTCTTCCTCAAGGGCTTCACCTCAGCCTCCACCCAGGAGCTCACCATCCACCTGCTCAGCAAGCTCATCAGCGTCTCCCGCCACACTCTGGTCGACCCCTCCCAGGTGGCAGGTAAGAGAGCAG GTTTTCCTCTGAACATCCTGTGCCTGCTGCCTCACCTCATCCAGCACTTTGACAGCCCCACTCCGTTCTGCAAGGAGACGGCTGATAAGATAGCCAAGGTGTGTGCCGAGGAGAAGTCAGCCACGCTGTCTAACCTGGCCCACATGATGAGCCTGTACAGCACACACAGCTACTCCAGAGACTGCACCAACTGGATCAACGTGGTGTGTCGTTACCTACATGACGCCTTCGCTGAGATCACCTTCAATCTGGTCACATACCTGGCCGAG CTGCTGGAGAAAGGCCTACCCAGCATGCAGCAGTCCCTGCTACAGATCATCTACAGCCTGCTGAGTCACATTGACCTGTCGGCTGCACCTGTCAAACAGTTCAATCTGGAGATCATGAAGATCATCGGCAAATATGTCCAG AGCCCGTACTGGAAGGAGGCCCAGAACATCCTGAAGCTGGTGGTGTCTCGGTCGGCCAGCCTGGTGGTGCCAGACGAGGTGCAGCGCTCCTACAGCACAGAGTCCTCTGGATCCCCAGAGATCGCCTTCACTCGCATCTTCAACAACTCCTCTAAGGAGCTGCCCGGCAAGACGCTGGACTTCCACTTCGACATCTCAGAG ACGCCCATCATAGGGCAAAAGTACGGGGACCAGCGCACAGCTGCAGGGCGGAATGGGAAGCCGCAAGTCATCGCTGTGACCCGGAGCacgtcctccacctcctctggatcCAACTCCAACGGCCTGGTGCCTGTCAGCTGGAAGAGGCCCCAACTCTCTCAG AGGAGAACCAGAGAAAAGCTCATGaacgttctctctctgtgtggtccTGAGTCTGGCGTTCCCAAGAATCCTTCTGTAAGACACCTGGCATGTCAAACT GTGGTGTTCTCATCCAACGAGGACCTGGACTCAGGTGATCAGCAAACCAGTTTGATCCCCAcggtggaggaggtggtgaggGAGGAGGACATGCAGGGAGAGGATGCAGGAAGTGAGCAGCAGTTTGGAGTCTTCAAGGACTTTGATTTCCTGGACGTGGAGCTGGAGGATGCTGAG gagttgcaG GGGGAGAGCATGGACAACTTTAACTGGGGCGTACGTCGGCGCTCCCTGGACAGCATGGACAAGGGGGAGGGAGACGGGGACACGCCATCCCTGCAGGAGTGCCAGTACACCGGGAGCACGCCCAGCCTCAACCTCACCAACCAGGAGGACACGGACGAGTCCTCTGAGGAGGAGGTACTGAGCGCTAGCCAGATTCTCACCCGCTCTGGCCTC ATGAACAGTGACTCGGCTACGGACGATGCCACGTCCAACCACGTGGACTCTCTGCAGCAATCCCAGGAGTCGTCCAGCAGTGCCCTGACAGAGGAGACCACGGCCCTGCTGCCCCGCCTGGACAGCCCTGCACTGGAGATGCCCCGCTCTGACTCAATCAACAGTCAGCTGCCTGAG GACGGGGTGAGCATGACGGCAGCAGATGAGCTGAGCAGCAGCGTGAGCACGGACACGGGGTTTGGCAGCAGCGCCCCCCCTCTGCCCCCTGAGCTGTGTGACCTCACAGACTCCCAGGATCCCCACGACGACCTGGACCCGGCCCACCCTCCCCCTCCGGCCATAGACACCCCGCCGGGGTCCCTCTGTGAGGAGAGGGACTCCCTCACAGCCCTGCCCATGCTGCTGCCCCCCATCCTAGACAGCCCCTGTGGCTCTGTGTGTGAGGAGGACGTGACGCTGGCGCTGAAGGAGCTTGACGAACGCTGTGAGGAGGAAGAGGCCGACTTCTCCGATATGTCCAG TCAAGATGAGGGCGATCAAGATGGTTTCCCCGAGATCCAGGCATCTCCGCCCCCCTCGCCCTTCCTCTCCGCCATCCTGGCCGCTTTCCAGCCCGTTGCCTATGACGACGAGGAGGACGCCTGGCGTTGCCATGTCAACCAGATGTTGTCGGACACGGATGGGTCCTCTGCTGTGTACACCTTCCATGTGTTCTCCCGACTGTTtaag AGCATGCAGAGGAAGTTTGGCTTCATCACCCACTCGTCAGTGCGTTTCCTAGGAGAGAGGCTGCAGCGAATGGGGAACCAGTTCCTCAGCTCCCTAGAGGTCATGACCTCTCACTCCCAGTGCCCCACAGTGCTGCTGGATGCTGAGACG TTGGTGTCATGTGGACTGCTGGAGACTCTGAAGTTTAGTGTGCTGGAGTTGCAGGAACACCTGGACACCTACAACGGCAAGAGAGAGGCGGCTGAGGAG TGGCTGGAGAACTGCAGGAAAACGTTTGGCGACAAAGACTGCAACCAAGGACCCAACACTCAGGCCCAG CAAATGGAAAAACTAGCA gagctGGAGCTGTGTCGCAGGCTCTATAAGCTGCACTTCCAGCTGCTGCTACTCTTCCAGGCCTACTGTAAACTCATCAGTCATGTGGACACCatcaagagagaggcagag gTGACCAACATGTCAGAGGAGCTGGCCATTCTTGAGAGCTGTTTGAAGCAGGCGGAGTCAGGGGTTGATGGACAGGAGGATGTGGGCGTGTCGGATGCCTCCCAGACCAGTACGGAGACGGCCATCCAATCACTTATTGAGACCCTGAGGGCCAGAGACTTCAGCTCTGCCCTCACACAGGTCAAAACCTTCAG GTCTCTGTGGCCTAACGACATCTTTGGGAACGAGTCAGACAACGCGGTCCAGACTCTCCTGCACATCTACTTCCGTCACCAGACGCTGGGCCAGACAGGCTGCCTGGCCGTGGTGGGGCCCAGCAGGGACCTGTCCCAGGCCAGCGGCCGCCTCATGGAGCTCAACCTGCAGATCAGAGAGGCTCTGAGCCAGACCCAGGCCTGCCAGACCCCCCAGACCACAGTGGTCAGCACTGGACTGTGA